In Deinococcus irradiatisoli, the genomic stretch CCACGATCGGCAGGCACACCCCGCCGCCGCCGGTCACGTCGTTGATGCCGGCCTTCATGACCAGGTTGGCCCCCTCGCTCTTGCGGACCGGGCGCACGTAGCCGCTGGACTGCAACGCCTGGGTCATGGCGCTGTCGAACGCCGCCCAGACGCTGTAGCCGCAGTAGCCGCCGCTGCACCAGTTGTCGCCGATGTAGACCACCGCCTGCGGGCCGCTGTAGCGGGTCTGGGCCTGGGCGGCGCTCAGGGTGCTGGTCAGGGTCAGGGTACTCAGGCCGAGGATCAGGGTCCGGGTCCGCTGCGCCGCAAAAGTCTTTTGCTGCATCTTGCCTCCTGAAGTGGGGTGTGAGGTGCGTTTCATGGTAAGAATCTCATTTTTGCCCGGGAAGCGTCAAAGCGGCGTCAATCCGGCGGGGCCTGTGCCCTGGCCGCCGCCTTGCTGCCGGTCGTCGGGCAGCTCGCGAAGCCCGGCGTCGTCGAGGTCCAGCGCCAGCTCCGGGCCGCTGAAGGCGGCGGCCTCGCGGGCGCTGAGGTGCAGGGTGAGGTCGCCGAGCGGGTGCGCCACTTTCAGCGTCTGGCCGCGCTCGCTGCGCTGCCGGGAGATCACGGGCCACCGTGGGCCTTCACCCAGCCGCACGGCCTGCTCAGGCACCATCACCGCCCGTCCCGGCTGGCCCGGCAGGGCGAACACGTTCGGCTGGCCCAGAAATTCGGCGGCCCAGGCGCTGACCGGCGCGGCGAACACCTCGGCGGCGGCGCCCAATTGCACCACCCGCCCGGCGCGCATCAGCGCTACTCGGTCGGCCAGGGCCAGGGCCTCGCGCTGGTCGTGGGTCACGATCACCACCGCCGTGCCCAGGCGCCCGAAGAGCGAGCGCAGGTCTTCTCGCAGCCGGGCGCGCAACTGCTCGTCGAGGTTGGAGAGCGGTTCGTCGAGCAGCAACAAGGGCGGCCCCGGCGCCAGGGCGCGGGCCAGGGCGACGCGCTGCTGCTGTCCGCCCGAGAGCTCGCTGGTGCGCCGACGTTCCAGCGCTTCCAGGCCCACCAGTTGCAGGGCTTCCCTGGCCTGCTGCTCAGCCTGGATTCGCGCCGCGCCGCGCCGCCGTGGCCCGTAAGCCACGTTGCCCAGCACGTTCAGGTGCGGAAAGAGCGCGTAGTCCTGAAATACCAGCCCCAGGTGCCGGGCTTCCGGCGGCAGGGAAGTCACCTCGCGTCCCGACACCATCACCTGCCCGGCATCGGGGCGCTCCAGACCGGCGATGAGGCGCAGCACCGTGCTCTTGCCGCTGCCGGAAGGCCCCAGCAGGGCCAGCGTCTCGCCGGGCGCCACACTCAGGTTCACGCCCTCGGCGGCGATCACCGGGCCGTACTGGCGGCCGAGGTCGCGGGTCTGCAAGGCCAGCGGCGGGGAAGACCCTGGAATCGCCCGGTCAGTCATCCGCGTGCCAGGCTGCTGAGCACGCCGTCGATCCAGCTGACCACCGCCGGAATCTGGCGCTCCATGTCCTCGGATTCCAGGGTGCTGGACTGGTCGTTGAAGTAGGCGTAGGCCAGTTTCTGCCCGCCCGGCAGTTCGGCGTAGCCGGTCAGGGTCAGCAGCCGCCAGCCGCTGCCGGCCTTGTGGCCCCAGTAGGTGGTGTTCAGGCCCGGCGTTTTCGGCTGGCAGCACGAGCGCGACAGCCAGCCGCGAAACAGCTTGCCGGTCAGCGGCTGCAGGCCCGCGCCGCCCAGGGTGCGGACGAGCAGGTCGGCGTAGCTTTGCGGGGTGCTGGTGTTCTGCAGCGCCACTTCGAGTTCCGGCGCGTAGGCCGGGCCGTGAAAATAGGTTTCCAGCGCCGCCTCGACCTGCGGGCCGCTGAACTGCTGGGCGCGGGCATTGAGCCGGGCGGCCAGTTGCAGCCGCGTTTCGAACGGCTGCCGGGCGGCCGAGAGCGCGTCCGGCACCAGGTTGGGGAAAATGTCCGGCATCAGGCCCGCCTGCGCCGCCCACCACGCCTTGGTGGTGTGCAGGATGGTGGTGCAGGGGCTCAGCGCCCGCACCGCCCGGGCGATCTTGTCCGGCCCGATGCCGAGCTGCAGCAGGTCCGAGGCGGTGTTGTCGCTGCGCTCCAGCGCCCACTGCGCCAGCTGCGAGACGGTGTTCTGCCCGGCCGGGTAGCGCTCGATGCTGCGCTTGCCGGGCGTGGTGGTGATCAGCGCCTTCAGGCTCAGCCGACCGGCGTCCACTTCCTGCAGCGCCGCCCGCACCACCTGCGGCTTGAAGGCGCTGCCCAGCGCGAACAGGGCGTTGGTCTGCCCGAGCGCGCTGGCCCGCAGGGGCCGCAGCTGGGTATCGTAGAGCGCGGCGTAGAACCCCACCCGGCCCGTGACGCTGCCGGGCAGCGGCTGAAGCGGTGCGGGGGCGGTGATCAGCGGGCCGCAGGTGGGGTCGCCGGGAACCGGCGCCGCGCCCGAGACGCCCGGAGAAGGAAGCGTCACGAACACCGGCAGCGAGGCGTTGGCCGGTATACCAGCGCAGCAGAGCAGGGCGAGGCCGAGGCGGAGCAGGCGGCGCGTCATCGCCCGCCAGTGTAGCCTGCCTACGCCACCTCACCTTCGCCGCCGTCGAGCACGCTGAAGGCCCCCAGGGCCAGCGCAAGCAGCAGGGTCGCCAGCGCGCAGGCCTCGCCCAGGTTCTGGGCGCCGGGCCGCCCCAGGCGCTCGTAGAGCCCGGTGCTGAGGGTGGTCCATTCGGGGCGGGTCAGCACCAGCGTCGCGCCGAACTCGCCCAGCACGGTGGCCAGCGACAGGGCCGCGCCGCCGCGCAGCGAGGGCCAGACCAGCGGCAACGCCACCGTGCGCCAGGCGGTCAGCGGGCCGGCCCCCAGCGTGCGGGCCGCTTCCAGGGCCCGCAGCGGCAAAGCCCGTAAGGCCGGCAGCACGCTGCGGGTGATCAGCGGCGAGGCGATCAGGGTGTAGGCCGCGATCAGCAAATACAGCTGCGCCGCCCAGCCGGGATAGCTCAGCAGGTACCCCACCCCCACGCTGACCGGCGAGAGCATCAGAGGCAGCAGCGACAGCGCGTCGAGCGGGCGAGAGCGGCTGAGGTAGGCGCCCAGCGCGTGCGAAGCGCCCAGCAGCACCGCCCCGATGAGCGTCAGGCCCGCGAAGCGCAGGGTATTGCCCAGCATCAGCGAGAGCGGCGGGTCGGTGTCCGGGGCGATCAACCCGTGCCAGAAGGCCAGCGTCAGGCCGTGCTCGCCCAGCACGCTGCGCAGCGCCACCGCCGCCAGCGGCGAGAAGCAGATCAGCAGTGTCAGGCCGAGCAGACCGTACAAAAGCAGCGCCGCCCCACCCCGGGGCCGGGGAAGGTGGCGCGGGGCGGCGATCACCGCGCCGCCGACCAGGCGGGTATACGTCAGGGTGGCCGCCAGGGCGATCAGCAGCTGGCCCAGAATCAGGGCGCTGGCGTCGGGAAGGTTGAGCTCGTAGGCGGTCAGGGTATAGATCTCGACTTCCAGGGTGGCGTAGCGCTCGCCGCCCAGCGTCAGCGGCAGGGCGAACGACAGGGCGCTGTAGAGAAACACCAGGATGGCCCCCGCGCCCAGCCCCGGCGCGGCCAGCGGCAGGGCCACCGTCACGGCGGCGCGCGTGCTGCTGGCCCCCAGCGTGCGCGCCGCCCCGATCAAGCTGGGCGGCACGCGGGCAAAGCCGCCGTAGGCCAGGCGCAGCATGATCGGCAGATTGAAAAACAGGTTGCCCACGATGATCAGCGCCGGGCCCTGCGAAAGGTTGATGCCGCTGAGCTGCGTGAGCCAGCCGCGTGGCCCCAGCAGGGCGGTGAGGCCCAGCACCGCCACCAGCGTCGGCGTCACGAACGGCAGCAGCAGCAGCCGCAGCAGGGCCAGCTTGCCCGGGACGCGGTGGCGCGCCAGCAGGTAGCCCAGCGGCCAGGCGATCAATGCCCCGAGCAGCACCGTCAGGCCCGCCTGCTCCAGGGTCCAGGCCAGCCGCGCCAGGAAATACGGCTCGGTCCAGACACCGAAATGAACGCCGCCCAGCCGCAGCACGCTCAGCAGCGGACAGACCAGAAAGGCCAGCAAAAAGGCCAGTGCCGGCAGGGCGATGAGCCAGCCGAGGGCCGGCACCGGGAGCGGCGAGAAAAAGCGGCGCACCCGCTTACGGTACGTCAAGCGCCGCTCAGCGCGTAGAATGAGAGATGAACTCCTCACCATCCATCCTGACCGAACGCTTCCAGGACGCACTGCTCCTGGCCGCCCGCTGGCACGCGCCGCAGACCCGCAAGGGCAGCGGCGTGCCGTACCTGTCACACCTGCTGGGGGTGGCGTCGCTGGCCCTGGAATTCGGGGCCGACGAAGACGAGGCCATCGCGGCCCTGTTACACGACGCGCTGGAAGACGGCCCCCACAACACCGGACGCACCCACGCCGACCTGCGCGGCGAGATCGTCTCGCGTTTCGGCGAAGGCGTGGCGCGGCTGGTGGACGCCGCCACCGACGCCACCCCCGATCCGCAGGGTGCCAAGCCCGACTGGGCCACCCGCAAACGCACTTACCTCGAGCATCTGCCGCAGGCGGCGGTGTCAGGGCTGCTGGTTTCGGCGGCCGACAAGCTCTACAACGCCCGCACCATTCTGGTGGACCTGCTGGGCGAGGGCGAGGCGGTCTTCTCCCGCTTCACCGCCGGAAAAGCCGGGACCCTGCAGTACTACCGCCTGCTGGCCGACCGCTACCGCCGCGCTGCCGAGCGCCCCGAGGTGGCGGCCCGCCCGCGCCTGCTGGCCCTCTTTGCCGAACTTGAACGGACCGTCGCGGCCCTGGAGCGCGAAGTGGGGGTCAGCGAGGCCGAAGTGCGCGCTTACCCGGCGCTGGCGTAGGGGGCATCTCGGGCGGCCCGGGCCGAATCAGGTGAACGACTTGTTGACCATAACTGTAAGAAGAAAGTCAATCATGAACCGTTAACTTCGCCCATGCCGATGAAACGCTCCCTGCTGCTTCCGACCGCCCTCAGCCTGTTCGCCGCCCTCAGCCTCGCCCAGGCCGCCAGCTACAAAATTGTCACCGTCAGTCCGCTCAGCGGCAGCCTGACCGCCATCGGCAGCGAAGTCAAACGCGGCGCCGAACTCGCCTTCAAGGACCGCGCCGCCCAGCTCAGGAGCCTGGGGATCGACGTGACCCTGGAATCGTTCGACGATCAGGCCTCGGCCACCAAGGGCGGCACCATCGCCCAGACGGTGCTGGCCGACAAGAGCATCATCGGGGTGGTGGGAGCGCTGAATTCCAGCGTCTCGAACGTGCTCGGCGCGGCCTTCGCGCCCGAAAAGCTGGCGTTGATCTCGCCGGCCAGCACCAACGACGGCCTGACCGACAACAAGTGGAGCAACTTCAACCGGGTGGTGTCGCCGGACCGCGCCCAGAGCGTGGCCGCCGCCGCCTACATCGCCGAGACGATCAAGCCCAAGTCGGTGTTCGTGGTTTCGGACAACACCGCCTACGGCAACGGCCTGACCAAGAGCCTGCTCGGCAACCTCAAAGACCGCCACGTGGCCGTTGCGGCGTATGCCGGCGCCTCCACCCCAGCCCAGATCGCCGACGTGATCAAGAAGATCAAGGCCAGCGGCGCCCAGATGGTGTACTTCGGCGGCACCGACGACACCGGCGGCCAGCTGATTCAGGGCCTGCGTGCGGCAGGTGTCAAGGCCGACTTCATGGGCGGTGACGGGCTCGATTCGCCGAGCTTCCTGCAGCGCGCCGGCAAGGCCGCCGTGGGCGTGACCTACACCACCGTGTTCGGCCCGGTCAACACCTTCTCCAACTACCTCAATTTCTCCGAGAACTACCGCGCCGCCTACAAAACCGATCCCAGCGGCGTGGCGGTCTATGCCTACGACGCCACCAACGCCCTGATCTCGGCGCTGGAAACCAGCGTGGCTGGCGGCACCCAGCCGACCCGCGCCCAGCTCAGCGCCGCCGTGCGCAAGGTGAACCTGCCGGCCTGCTTTTCCACCGACAAAGACTGCCTGACCATCACCGGGGCGCTGTCGTTCAATGCGGAGGGCGAGCGCACCCGCTCGCGCCTGCTGATCATGAAGTACGACGAGATGTACCAGGCCAAGATGGCCAAGATTCAGACCGTCAACGCCGCCGACCTGAAGTAAGCGCTGGAAATGTGCAAGGCCGCCCGAAATGGGGCGGCCTTGCCGTTTGGGTGCCGGCTTCGCTGAGTCTGGGGAGTGCTGATCTTACTCGGGATTCTGGGGGAGGGGTTCCGAACGGGACGGCGAGGGATGAGCGTGTTCCAGCGCTTTCGGCCGCCACCCCCGAAGGCCGGAACTTGACCGTACTGCCGTTGGAGATCAGGGTAAGGGGCCAGGCCGCGTCAGGGGAGCCGGGAAAGGAAAACAAATGATCTATGGAGTGGTGGGCACCGCTGCGCTCTTCGGTCTGGTACTGTTCGTCGTCGCCTTGGTGTCACTCACCCACCGGGATTATGCTGGAGCGTTCCGGGCGGGGAGTCAGGGTTTGTGGCTACTCCTGATCTGTGAGTTCATCTTCAAGCGGCTGCGCGCTCAAGGCGAACGCTGATGAAGGCTCTTCTTCCACGAGGTGTGGGCTGGGCCCTGAGACTTGGCGCCTGAGAAGCGAAGCCGGTCGGGCGAGCTCTCAGATGGTTGGGCAAAGGTAGAGCAAAAAAGAAACACCGCGCGGGGCGGTGTTTTCCTGGTGGGACGTGTAGGGCTCGAACCTACGACCCGATGATTAAAAGTCATCTGCTCTACCAACTGAGCTAACATCCCACAGCTTGGCCGCGCCGGAAGCGGGCGAAAGGGAGTATAGGGGCCGCGGCCCTGCCGTGTCAAACCTCGGGCGCGGCCCCTTGACCCTCAGCGGCGCGAGCCCGGCAATTTGGGCGGCACCATCTGGCTGGGCTGCAACCCGCGCCCGCCTTTCATGCCGGCACCCAGCGCGCCCATGCCCTTGCCGCCGCTCATGCGCTGGAGCATCTTCATCATGTCCTTCATCTGCTCGTGCATCTTGACCAGCTTGTTGATCTCGCTGACCTGGGTGCCGGCGCCCGCCGCGATGCGCTTGCGGCGCGAGGCGTTGAGGATTTTCGGGTTGCGCCGCTCCTTGAGGGTCATCGAGGAGATCATCGAGTCGATTTTCTGAATCTGCTTCTCGTCGATGGAAAACCCTTCTGGCAGCGCTCGGCTCATGCCGGGAATCAATTTGATCAAATCGCCCAGCGGCCCCATCTTGCGAATCTGGCGCAGCTGGGTCAGCAGGTCTTCGAGATCGAAGTCCTCGGCCTTCTTGGTCTCCATGTTCTGGAGGTCGGCCTGCTGTGCCCGCTCGATCAGGCCTAGCACGTCGCCCATGCCCAGGATGCGCCCGGCCACCCGGTCGGGGTAGAACGGCTCCAGTCCGGTGAGCTTTTCCGAGGTGCCGGCGAAGTAGATCGGTTTGCCGGTCACGAAGCGCGCCGAGAGGGCCGCCCCGCCGCGCGCGTCGCCGTCCATTTTGGTGATGATCAGGCCCGAGAGGTGCACGCGTTCGTCGAAGGTCTTGGCGACGCTGAGCGCTTCCTGCCCGGTCATGGCGTCCACCACCAGCAGCGTCTCGGTGGGCTGGAGTTCGCGTTGCAGATCGGCCAGCTGGTCCATCAGCGCTTCGTCGATCTGCAGGCGGCCCGCCGTGTCCACGATCACCAGGTCGCGGAAATCTTTTTGCAGGGCTTCCTGCAGGCGCTGCTTCGTCTGCTGCGGCGTTTCGCCGTTGGCGACTTCCAGCACCGGCACGCCCACCTGCTGGCCCAGGGTCCGCAGCTGCTCGCGGGCGGCGGGGCGCTGGGTATCGGCGGCGACCAGCAGCACCCGGCGGCCCTTTTCCTTGTAGAACTTGGCGAGCTTGCCGGTGGAGGTGGTTTTGCCCGCGCCCTGCAACCCCACCATGAACACCACGTTGCCCTCGTGCTTGAGGGTCGGCTGCTTGGATTCACCGCCGAGCGTCTGGATGAGTTCGTCGTGCACCAGCTTGACCACCATCTGCCCGGCGTCGAGGCTGCCCAGCACTTCCTGGCCCACCGCCTTCTCGCTGACGCGGGCGACGAACTCCTTGGCGACCCCGAAATTCACGTCGGCTTCCAGAAGGGCCATCCGGATCTCGCGCATGGCCGCCTTGACCTGCGCGTCGGTTAAGGTTTTCTCGCGCTGCAAGCGTTCCAGAATGTCTTGCAATTTGTTGCCGAGGCTCTCAAACATGCGTCTACGCTAGCATGTCCGGCGCCGCCCAAAAGGAGCGACGTGAGCGCTCTACACTCGGGGCATGACACCTTCACAACAAGACGTTGCCCGCATTTCCTTTCTGCCCCTGCCCACCGAAGCGCAGGTGCCGGAAGGCGTGGTCCGGCTGTGGCGCAAGGCCGAGACGAACCTCGGTTTCGTGCCGAACGTGTTCAAGGCCCA encodes the following:
- a CDS encoding ABC transporter ATP-binding protein; amino-acid sequence: MTDRAIPGSSPPLALQTRDLGRQYGPVIAAEGVNLSVAPGETLALLGPSGSGKSTVLRLIAGLERPDAGQVMVSGREVTSLPPEARHLGLVFQDYALFPHLNVLGNVAYGPRRRGAARIQAEQQAREALQLVGLEALERRRTSELSGGQQQRVALARALAPGPPLLLLDEPLSNLDEQLRARLREDLRSLFGRLGTAVVIVTHDQREALALADRVALMRAGRVVQLGAAAEVFAAPVSAWAAEFLGQPNVFALPGQPGRAVMVPEQAVRLGEGPRWPVISRQRSERGQTLKVAHPLGDLTLHLSAREAAAFSGPELALDLDDAGLRELPDDRQQGGGQGTGPAGLTPL
- a CDS encoding ABC transporter permease; protein product: MTYRKRVRRFFSPLPVPALGWLIALPALAFLLAFLVCPLLSVLRLGGVHFGVWTEPYFLARLAWTLEQAGLTVLLGALIAWPLGYLLARHRVPGKLALLRLLLLPFVTPTLVAVLGLTALLGPRGWLTQLSGINLSQGPALIIVGNLFFNLPIMLRLAYGGFARVPPSLIGAARTLGASSTRAAVTVALPLAAPGLGAGAILVFLYSALSFALPLTLGGERYATLEVEIYTLTAYELNLPDASALILGQLLIALAATLTYTRLVGGAVIAAPRHLPRPRGGAALLLYGLLGLTLLICFSPLAAVALRSVLGEHGLTLAFWHGLIAPDTDPPLSLMLGNTLRFAGLTLIGAVLLGASHALGAYLSRSRPLDALSLLPLMLSPVSVGVGYLLSYPGWAAQLYLLIAAYTLIASPLITRSVLPALRALPLRALEAARTLGAGPLTAWRTVALPLVWPSLRGGAALSLATVLGEFGATLVLTRPEWTTLSTGLYERLGRPGAQNLGEACALATLLLALALGAFSVLDGGEGEVA
- a CDS encoding serine hydrolase yields the protein MTRRLLRLGLALLCCAGIPANASLPVFVTLPSPGVSGAAPVPGDPTCGPLITAPAPLQPLPGSVTGRVGFYAALYDTQLRPLRASALGQTNALFALGSAFKPQVVRAALQEVDAGRLSLKALITTTPGKRSIERYPAGQNTVSQLAQWALERSDNTASDLLQLGIGPDKIARAVRALSPCTTILHTTKAWWAAQAGLMPDIFPNLVPDALSAARQPFETRLQLAARLNARAQQFSGPQVEAALETYFHGPAYAPELEVALQNTSTPQSYADLLVRTLGGAGLQPLTGKLFRGWLSRSCCQPKTPGLNTTYWGHKAGSGWRLLTLTGYAELPGGQKLAYAYFNDQSSTLESEDMERQIPAVVSWIDGVLSSLARG
- a CDS encoding HD domain-containing protein — translated: MNSSPSILTERFQDALLLAARWHAPQTRKGSGVPYLSHLLGVASLALEFGADEDEAIAALLHDALEDGPHNTGRTHADLRGEIVSRFGEGVARLVDAATDATPDPQGAKPDWATRKRTYLEHLPQAAVSGLLVSAADKLYNARTILVDLLGEGEAVFSRFTAGKAGTLQYYRLLADRYRRAAERPEVAARPRLLALFAELERTVAALEREVGVSEAEVRAYPALA
- the ffh gene encoding signal recognition particle protein — protein: MFESLGNKLQDILERLQREKTLTDAQVKAAMREIRMALLEADVNFGVAKEFVARVSEKAVGQEVLGSLDAGQMVVKLVHDELIQTLGGESKQPTLKHEGNVVFMVGLQGAGKTTSTGKLAKFYKEKGRRVLLVAADTQRPAAREQLRTLGQQVGVPVLEVANGETPQQTKQRLQEALQKDFRDLVIVDTAGRLQIDEALMDQLADLQRELQPTETLLVVDAMTGQEALSVAKTFDERVHLSGLIITKMDGDARGGAALSARFVTGKPIYFAGTSEKLTGLEPFYPDRVAGRILGMGDVLGLIERAQQADLQNMETKKAEDFDLEDLLTQLRQIRKMGPLGDLIKLIPGMSRALPEGFSIDEKQIQKIDSMISSMTLKERRNPKILNASRRKRIAAGAGTQVSEINKLVKMHEQMKDMMKMLQRMSGGKGMGALGAGMKGGRGLQPSQMVPPKLPGSRR
- a CDS encoding branched-chain amino acid ABC transporter substrate-binding protein; amino-acid sequence: MPMKRSLLLPTALSLFAALSLAQAASYKIVTVSPLSGSLTAIGSEVKRGAELAFKDRAAQLRSLGIDVTLESFDDQASATKGGTIAQTVLADKSIIGVVGALNSSVSNVLGAAFAPEKLALISPASTNDGLTDNKWSNFNRVVSPDRAQSVAAAAYIAETIKPKSVFVVSDNTAYGNGLTKSLLGNLKDRHVAVAAYAGASTPAQIADVIKKIKASGAQMVYFGGTDDTGGQLIQGLRAAGVKADFMGGDGLDSPSFLQRAGKAAVGVTYTTVFGPVNTFSNYLNFSENYRAAYKTDPSGVAVYAYDATNALISALETSVAGGTQPTRAQLSAAVRKVNLPACFSTDKDCLTITGALSFNAEGERTRSRLLIMKYDEMYQAKMAKIQTVNAADLK